The Anas acuta chromosome 2, bAnaAcu1.1, whole genome shotgun sequence genomic interval tttTTCATACAGTCTCTTAATTGCCAGCTACCAAACTCCTGCAcctactggggaaaaaatgtggttatataaaatttaattttcctggAGTAAGATACATGTACGTTATGTGGTTGATCATCTGTAACAAATGAAGTTATGAATAGATATAACTCATGGATAAACAAATTGCTGTTCCTTCCACTGTGTTCTTTACACAGGAAAATGTCTCAGGACCTAATAAAAGACAGATATCAAGGGGTACAGCAAAGTCAGGCAGTTCAAAAGCCCTAAGTTACAAGTAGACAGATTCCCCTATTTGTCACACTGTGCCATGGCAAATACAAAcatgtgttgttgttttttggctACATGTTTTGAAGGTTTTTCTTGAGATGTAGAGCCCAGGCATGATTTGTGGGCAAGGCAATCTGAAGTCCCAAATGAATAACCACATcgcttttcttctgctggaaagatacatattattttgtttgttagaaaggaaaataaatactgccAGTTGTCTCCTGCCCAAAGCAAGCAGTCCTGACAGCAGGAGTTGAATTTGCTACCATGGAAAAGCTTAAAAGTCGAATGTACTCTTATAAAATGCTGCAAATGAAAGGTTGTATTCTGCAGGCTTCCTCCACCCACCCATCAGTGAGTGAATAATAGCACTGTGCAAGCCAGCCTTCATCCCTAAGCACCCTGCAAACACAAATCTCCACGTGAAACAGAGATTCAAGGTGGGCAAGGTCTGGAGCAGAGCATGGCAGGTGTGCACACACCCAAAAGCCAAAGacagggttttgtttctgtcccTGTCCCAAGGATTCCCACTGGCATCTCCCACCCTGCTTTCAGCACTGGTGCTTTCACACGGGTCAGCTCAGGTAAACGCACTTTAACCATTTCTCAGCTGGGCAAGTGGCCAGCTGGGCAGATCTGTGCCCGGGTTTGCTTACCACCTCCAGACCTGTGCTGCTGATCCTCTCAGGGCCGTGTAACGTGAGTAACGCTCAGCGTGGTTTAGTGGGATTAGCACTCAGCCCAGAGGTAATTTCTCACgcctctttctccctctccgTCAGTACAGCTCGGTTTTAGTGTAACTTTGGCCATGTTATGGCTTCGTGAGGCTGGagagaacaattttatttatttatttatttatgtatttatttatttatatgtaaataaaattatataactATACACACAAACTATATACATTGTATACACGATATATACTATACTgcagttctgctttgctttcgGGAACAGGCTCTCGCCGATCTTTCCTCTAATAATCAGTGTTAAGAACTATTCCTCCAgcaatttgcatttctttgctgGTAGCtggaaaggaaggaggcagcCGGGAagtcccagggctgcaggatcCGGAGCCCTGGCACTATTTTGGCAGAAGGCAGGGGCCGGGCTCCTGTCCGtctgtcctgcagcagctgtacTTCAGTGCACAGTAGATGGTGCTGTTGCTtcaactggaaaataaattcgGCACAAATAGAGCTGTTATAGCAGTCCTGCTAACAGCTTGGAAACAGGATCTAGATCCTCAGTTGGAGactttctttattattttattttattttattttattttattttattttattttattttattttattttattttattttattttattttattttattttattttatttcacttcattttaatCATCTACGGATCTATCATAAAATGTCCTTCTAGGCTCACAGTCAATGAGGTGCTGCAGGAAGCTTTTTCAGGGTACAGATTTGAGCAGAGCTATTTTCTGGAGTACAAATAAAGacctcctttttccttcagttcttAATTTATAGGAAAAAGCACTTCACACAGAGATTTGGACCTGAATGCTGCTCCAAAGCAGTGTTCAGATAAGGCCCTCTATCAGCTCAAGGGCCAAGCTATGACACCAGAAACTGGATCCAAGAATGTGAAGTTTCTGAGGGTTTCCCAGAGGCCTAAGCAATGCAGAATCCTTGACCCTTGCTAATTGCATtttgatgtggaaaaaaaaaaaaaaaaaaaaaaaggatttgcaaTCCTTTACCATCTCCTTGGGTATCAGGGCTCTAGCAGAGAGCTGACCGAACTGGGATTCTGTtcccttgattatttttttttcccatcatctTTCCTTGGCAGGAGCAAACGtgaacataaaaacaaacaaccaggatgaggagacccCTCTGCACACTGTCGCACGTTTGGGTATCCCTGAGCTCGTGGCCTTTTACGTGGAACAAGGGGCGCAGGTGGATGCCCTCAATGCCCACTTGGAGACCCCGCTGGCCTGCGCAGCCTACTGGGCCCTGCACTACAAGGACCAGACGTACAGCCCAGACCACCACCTCATCTGCCGCATGCTCTTAGACTACAAAGCCGAGGTGAACAGCCGAGATGAGGATTTCAAGTCACCGCTCCACAAAGCTGCCTGGAACTGTGACCACGTGCTGCTGCAcatgctgctggaggcaggggcagAGGCAAACATCATGGATGTCAACGGCTGTGCGCCCCTGCAGTACATCATAAAAGTGACGTCTGTACGGCCAGCTGCCCAGCCTGACATCTGctaccagctgctgctgaaccACGGAGCAGCCAGGATATATCCTCTGCAATTCCACAAGGTTAATGGGTGGCTTTGTACAGCGCAGGGGTATAGAGAGAGGGGAAGTCTGAAACAGGAGGGGGGTGACAGACCCAAACTTCAGGGTTTGGTGGTACCAGGATTTGCAGAAGTCCGGTCAACTATGGACTCAGAATGCCCAAAATCTGTTATAAGGTTGATATCATTTACCTGAAGCAAAATTGCCATTGCTAATGCCAGAAACCAGATGCAGGTCCCAAATTCACTCTTAATCAGCCTGAAACCCCAAATTCTAAATGCTGGCTCGAGCCTAATTTTTCAGAGCTGATTCACATTCTCATTTCAGAAAACCTACATGCCTTCATCAAACCTGGCTCCAATATGCTGAACTGGGTTGtacaaaatgcatattttatggCCTCAACCAAAGACTGGAGGTCAGCTGATATGATTCAGTTTGCCACTATCTGACCTTTAGAAATACAAATCCATTCAAACTGAAATGGATCTCACTGAAGTTTGGGCTTGTTTTCaggaaatgtgagaaaaaaggggaaatgcTGGGCCTGGGTTCATAGCtgattaataacaataatgataataataataataataataataataattgcaaaATCCCTCCCAAAGAATTAGAGCAGCTCTTCAAAGCCCAAAGCACTGTAGCTGGTAGCCTTCTTATATCAAGCAATGAGGTAAGCTTGCTCTAGTCAGGGCTCGTTTTCTCTCATCCTTTGCCTTCAGCATAATTTTGCAGTCCCTCCactgtatatataaaattttatcaGTCCAAGCAACCAGaacctttggaaaaaaatgttaaacctTTGTTTTTGCCCTCCTGAGCTGAGGATGAACTGGTCCTGTCTGTAACAAAACAACTCATCTTTCTAGAGTGTATTTGAGAGCCAGGCCTGGGGTCTCCTCTTCCTGCCTCCACCTTTCCCCATTGCACGGAGTGGGGCTCGGTTCCAATCTATCATTTCCCATCTGCAAAATGTGTAGGATGATGTTTATCCCAGAGAGATGCTCTGCAGCTTTGTCTGTGAAAGCCTGTCTGCTGTGTGGGTCAGAAATGCACATCCTACAGCGTGAATGCAAAGTGTTATTCCATGGGTGTGAGCaacaatttctttcttctgagctAAAGTTAGTAGGCAGAGCTGATTTTAGATGCGTCCATCCCTGTGTGTCCTCACAGCCAGGCTAGCCCCAGTGCCTCTTGGTGGTGCTCATGGTCTCTGTATGTCCTGACTGCAGGTGCTACAGGCCTGTCATTCCCACCCCAGAGCTGTGGAGATTGTTGTCAACTCCTACGAGCACATCAAATCAACATCTAAGTGGAAAGCAGCCATACCTGATGATGTCTTTGAGGTAAGCTCTTAATGAGTTGTAACTGAGTAAAATCCAggcttattattttttctctgtacctGGCCACAGAAAACTGAGAATGCTTTTGAAAGGATTTGGACACACCAGAGGATTTGGACTTCTCCATTTAATATTATTCACTTCACACAAGCTGGCCCAAAACtggggattttttcttttgagatagGTACCATATCCAAATCTGCTGAAAACACTCAAGAAATACAGATTGTTCTGTGTTGTCCTGGTGACAGTGGGAATTTCAGTGATGTGGGATGTTCAGGGTCACGCTGTGGCTTTAAGTAATAGTTTATCTTTGTAAGAGAGAATAAGAGAGTTCAGAACAGTCTGGACATACaagctgtttatttatttattttgtgaaatgttttcacaCAGTTTAGTTGAATACAGTTTCTcagaaaaagttatttccaataaaaatattgcttttccaGCTATGTTGGGTAAAAagtttttgattttaaattgaaTCTCCTtcaataaaatgaagataaatggATCTCTATGTCACCTGGAGATTtcaatagactttttttttttttttttttgagaaagtgTCATAGTGACATTATCCTTTGCTGCACTCCCTGTCAGGGGTGCTGCAGAAGCTCAGATATCCCTGCACTCAGCAAGTGCAAAATATTCTGGCTGTGACTGGTGTATCTTCAGATCTGCCAGTgagtgtatttatatatttttcaggtCAGCGATTGTCTTAAAAGCACCATATTACAAGGTATATATTTAGGTAGACATTTAGGTTCTGTTGCATGGGTTAAGTTTCTGTAGTTTCTGTTTCTAACCATAGGACTGGTTAGCTGCAAATACAAGGgagaatttaaatgaaaaatgaggtCAAAGAGGGAAGAGATGTTGTCAAAGTGCCAAATTGGGGGATGGGTTTTGACATAATTATCCTATTACTTCAGAAATCTGCATAGTCCCAATATTCCATTTTAAAACTAGTTCTTGATTAATACCAGGGTTTTTCAGGATGTTCAACTCAGTGCTGAAGTTAAGTATACCAATGTCTGCTTTACATTGTCAGTGATGCTTAGGGAACATCATCTTTATTATTAATGCAGAGCTATGCAGCCAGAGGAACTGCAAGACtaactgtttttttcaggtcagttttattcaggaaaaaaaaataatcatgtgaACACAGAATGAAACATTAAGGACCTTTTTCTcctaaatagtaataataaagcGTAATAATAAACACGACGTATTTGAGGCAAGCATAATTTTGGCTAAACCAAATTCCCACCGCGGTGAGCGGCTCAAGGTGACAGGGCAGCTCTACAGGTTTTTACCCTTGCTAAGAACCGTGTGttgggaggggaaagggaggacaGGAAAGAAGCTTTAGTGCCCTAAAAtactcttgtgttttttttttcgtgtTTTGCAGCGGTACCAGGATTTCTACGACTCATTGTTCACTGTGTGCAGCAACTCACCGCGGTCGCTCATGCACTTGTGCAGATGTGCTATTCGGGTGATGTTGTCAGAAAGATGCCACCGAGGCGTCCCCTTACTCTCCATCCCCTTGTCCATGAAGAAGTACTTGCTGCTGGAGCCAGAGGGGATAATCTactgagctgcagcagagctggctgcgCGCCCCAGCCTGCCTCTTCCCAGATCCACACACCTCTGCGTGGTGCTGGAGGTCCAGGCTCCACGCTCACACAGACCTTCGCTTCTGTATGGTCTCAGGCCAGCTAGCAGCTGGGCTGGCATTTATGGCCCTTTTCGGGGCTGCAGTCCACAGAGCGGGgtggggaggcagagctggagcagccccCTCCAGACGAACACAGGGCTGTGCGTTTGGATGCTTTGTTCAGTCTAGCTTCAATGACCCTGTCAGTGATGCTTCCATTTCTTTGGGTATTTATTCCACTGCCTGCTAGATATCATTAGATTCAATCCAAGCAACCTTTGGTACCGTTTCACTGTaattttcttcagctgtcaTTTTAGGAGTAAAAGAAAGGGTACTGTCAAAAAGTAGTACATTCAATAGTCGTAGAAATGCTTTCCCAGAAGGAAATGGGGGAACTGCTTTGAATCATGACCACAGACAGGAGTTCAGTAGTTGCCTACGGATTGATGCTGAATTCAGTCTTAGTTCAGTCTTCACTACACCTGTCTGTACCTTATAAAGCTTTGTCATAATAATATCATTTTTAAttgtaagattattttttttctcccactatCAGTCATTGTATGCGAACAGGATCAAAATCTGCAGCACTGAAATTTCTGAGCATTCATATTTATGCCTGGGTAGGTCTTAGTGAGAAACTGTCCCTGTTTCCACCCTAAGTGTGACCTACATTAAATTTGCATCCTGGTGTTGAGAAAGGCAGAGGGACTGGACTTGTTCATGTAAGCTGAACAGCTGTGCTTACACACGTGCATCCCTCAGGATGGTGTTGGATGGGATATGTGAAgaacacaaacatttctgtccatttaatataaaatattcctaGCCTATTAACACAGACTATATTCCACTTATATTCCacgtttttgttttgttttgcttttgtttttattttggtagCTAGGCACAGGAGAGAAGAATCCCACCTTAACTGAAAGGTGTTTCCACACTGAAGAGATGCTGGCCAAGTTGTACCAGTCCTGCCAGATGCTCTGTGCTTTCAGACCTGTCCGTGCTGGTTCCCTGCTCAGCAGGAAATATTTGGTTCTTACCAAGCTGTTGTCTCCTGTTCACGGGGTGAGATGCAGGGGCACACACTAGGTATCCTGCAGCAAGGGCAAATGTGTGATTTGACCTGCAGATAAAACCCATTTTATTGAGCACATTAGGCTCTTCCCAGACACACAGGAGAGGCCAAGCTGTTCAGTGCCTCTGTGTCTTGCAAGTGGCAATAATAGCACTTGAAGAAATGTACAGATTATTTAGTATTACACATCAATCTGTTGGCAGAAAGAACAGTGATAAGAGTTCTTATTAGCAGTAAGAGGCCTAACAAGTGTTCTATCAATATCACAAATATCTAGTCAAACCCATCCTCTTGATTCCTGAGATTAAATTTAGTTCTAATGTAGCccaatatttttaatcaagCCCTTATCTGAATCACTTTCCTTCCATCTCAGTTTTCATGAATCAAAGCTTGTATGCTGAATGCTAGTTCACAGGTCTATGTTTAAGTTAGACAGCAATGTCAATAGTTATTTAACTGTTTTCAGTCCTAACAGAGTATTTCAAAGTCAGCACAGGCCATGAGAAAATGCCTCCTGATATGAATAAAGTTGTGACATAGGTCCTTGTACTTTActaaaatgatgaaattttTCTAAAGTGAATTTTGAAGGACAGGGAAAGCTTGAGTTATCTAAATCCACTGCTTCTCTAGGCACTGTATCTGTGTAAGTCAAGAATGGGGAAGAGGATTTTCAACCAAAACAAGgcaagaaaatgtttgttgctttttgaaCAGTCTGACAGTGAGGCAAGCTGGGCAGCCCAGAAGAGACAGATGGAGGTAGCTGGCTTTATTTGGAAGACATCCCCACACTGGCTGCTTCTGGAAATGAAATTCTGCATCTGGAAGAGGGAGGTTTAAGGCAGAACAATAGCAGCGTTTTTTGACCTGTCGTAGTGAGGACTCTCTTgctgagagagaagaaaaaaggctgtCACCAGTGTTCCTAAATTCCCTCTGATCCTCCCTCTTTGCAGTGAACAcacttaatttttattctgtggGCACCCAGCCTCACTTCCAAGCTTTGTACCCAAGCAGGTGCCAGATTACTGCCATTGTGGTATCTGACAGGGAGCACAGTGGGATCAGGCTGATTATAGTCATAGGAATTTGCAAGCCGTTAAAAACGCTGGAGAACATCCCCATCGCAGAAAAAAAGACCCGATTGATGCACTTTAATTGCTTCTGTTGTTGGAGTTAGAAAGAACAACAGTAAGCAAACCTTAttatttgttactttttaagagttctttcttttttaatcttactGTACTCTATTTCCATGCACTAGATGGAGCTGCCCATGTGAGGCATGGGGGTACCTCATCATTTCTTAGGTTTATGAGGTACATATATTATTACTCGTAGTGCAGATTCCTTGAAATTTCATGTTGTCATATAATTCCTGATCatgcttttacattttcaaagcttCAACATATTGGATGTCTGCAAATGGCAATAAGGAGACACTGGGTTGTAATATCTGAAAGTCTGAACTTGATCAATAATAGGATAAAAATGGTTTCAAGGTTGCCTggtgttttctgtgaaatgaattGTTTTTTGCCATTTGGCCTCTCAGTAGAGATGTAGCCATATCTGGCAAATTTTCACTGCACTTCACAGCCTGTTAGAATATTTAAAGCACACATGGGCACAAAGACTGAACCGCCCTTTCCCACTGGCAACCCCTTCTCACTGTTCCCTCAATGACTTGCCAACAGCCATCAACCAGATTACATTTTTTACCCCTCTTGCTTTATAAAAGGTGCCACCTACAAACACAGAGATGCTTTGCATGTTTCTGTGGCCAGTAAAGAGCGATAATTCAGAAGTTCATGGAAATACAGACATCCACTTTTTAAATTGCTCTTATAACAATTTTAAACCTATACCCTGATTTATGATGGGATCCAGCTTGACTGAAAACCCTACTGATTTATCCACGGAGAGAGCATGTAGgtgaaactaaagaaaaaatcagcCTAACACTGTTAAGGActgtattttccttcaaaatcttTAAACATCTGCTTGTAGTTGGTCTGTCTTTAAATGCTGGAACGAGCCCCAGACAGCACAGCCTacagcgctgctgctgctagTCATGCCAGCCTAATGCCAAGAAGAGGAGCCAGAGACCGCAAAGTGGCAACTCGGGACATTGGAAAAGGAAGCAGCACATCTTGATCAGCTCCTGCTCAGCCTCCAGCCAACCATTTATCATCGAGACAGGCTAGTTTTCCACTGTTGCTGGTAAAAGGTGAGGAGAGTTATTTCCTCTGTTGCCTCCTACTGTGTGCAGAGCTATCAAGACCTCATGGTTTGCACAAGGCTTAAAGATATGGCAAGTGGGTTTTCTCTCTGCAAAGGTGACTTTGGCTGAGTATCAACAATTGTCTGCATACAGAATGGTCCTAAAGCATGATGCATTTTGTTAATGCATTCATTGCTAGTCCTTCAAGGCAATACTCAACAGTCAGCACCATCCAGCCCTCCTCCAGACACAAGCTACCTGTTAACAGTCAGTTTTTGCTGCCTTTCAGTTTGGCTGAAAGGCAGCAATACTCTGCCTTGGGACCTCCAGCACAAGGGACTTCCAGCACAAATTAGTTCCGCATCCCTTGCTCCTCTCTCAGTGAACTGCAGTAAGATGAGATTGGATTATAAAGAGGAAAAGGTTCAAAGCCCAGATCACAGATATAGGGCCCAGGGGCCCCATGGCATAGGCAGGCAGGATCTCCATCTCTTTCTGCCCTTAGCAGCTGAAAAGCCATCAGGGGAAGGAGA includes:
- the ASB4 gene encoding ankyrin repeat and SOCS box protein 4; the protein is MDLEETCKEGENTERKMTRNAAAKLVKKAFLEALKSNDYETLEELLNQKKIDVDTVFEVEDENLILASYKQGYWLPSYKLKISWATGLHLAVMYGHLESLLVLLNHKATINCRPNGKAAIHIACETANVECLKILCNHGAKLNCFSMSGQAPLHFCTTRTSMPCAQQLIWRGANVNIKTNNQDEETPLHTVARLGIPELVAFYVEQGAQVDALNAHLETPLACAAYWALHYKDQTYSPDHHLICRMLLDYKAEVNSRDEDFKSPLHKAAWNCDHVLLHMLLEAGAEANIMDVNGCAPLQYIIKVTSVRPAAQPDICYQLLLNHGAARIYPLQFHKVLQACHSHPRAVEIVVNSYEHIKSTSKWKAAIPDDVFERYQDFYDSLFTVCSNSPRSLMHLCRCAIRVMLSERCHRGVPLLSIPLSMKKYLLLEPEGIIY